The following proteins come from a genomic window of Dreissena polymorpha isolate Duluth1 chromosome 1, UMN_Dpol_1.0, whole genome shotgun sequence:
- the LOC127863267 gene encoding acyl-coenzyme A thioesterase 13-like, with product MSTSQGLQLLRKIVQQSTREYKGFENVLKSVRVLSGGGGTCKCALHLGEEHQNRGGTLHGGLTCTLVDAVSTWALMAAEEPVAGVSVDLSVSFMKGARVGEEIVVDAQILKRGKRLAFLSVDITNMADGTLLAQGKHTKYVGS from the exons ATGAGTACATCTCAAGGTCTACAGTTATTGAGGAAGATTGTTCAACAATCGACCAGGGAATATAAAGGCTTTGAGAACGTTTTGAAGTCG GTGCGCGTtttaagtggtggtggtggcacgTGCAAATGTGCGTTGCACTTGGGAGAAGAGCATCAGAACAGGGGCGGCACGCTGCACGGCGGACTCACGTGCACGCTGGTAGACGCCGTGTCCACGTGGGCACTGATGGCCGCAGAAGAGCCTGTAGCGGGCGTGAGCGTCGACCTGAGCGTCTC ATTCATGAAGGGGGCACGTGTCGGCGAGGAGATTGTGGTAGATGCCCAGATATTGAAACGCGGCAAGCGACTCGCCTTCCTGTCCGTGGACATAACCAACATGGCTGACGGAACACTTCTAGCCCAGGGCAAGCACACCAAATATGTAGGCTCCTAG